In Nostoc edaphicum CCNP1411, the sequence CCTCTATTAAAAGGTAGATTAAAGTAGCAATTTCCAATTAATTTAACTATTTCTATTGGTACTAGAATCTGCTTCTCAAACTCTGGTAACACTTAGTGTGGCGTGTTAAATAATGTTGGAGACAAATAATAATGACTGCAAGTTACGACAAAACTATTTCTCAAGCTCAGAGCAATGAAACTCAAAATTTGGTAGATGCCTTTAACGCCTTAGATACCGATGCCAAATTAGCTTGGTTCTATTTTGTTTATGAAAAAATGGGTGATTCCATCACGCCAGCTGCTCCTGCTGCGGCCGAACCAGAGTTAGCACCACTTCTGCTAGGAGATTATTTTGAATTATCCGATGAGCAGCAACTAGATATTATGCGGGATATTGTTAACTGCAAAGACACAGAATATTCTCGTGCATACGGGGCGATCAAAGAAAACAACCAGCTGTTAGTTTGGTATGCTTGGGCGGTAGCTATGGGGGATACGGTGGTGGACTTACCAGCTAGCTACCAATCAAGTAAGGCAATAAATGATCTGGTTTCCCAAATTGAAGGACTAGATTTTGAGGAGCAAATCTCGGTGTTTCGGACAATAGCTGGTGAATTGGGTTACACCGATGTCAAGCCGATCGAAACGCAAGCAGAAACTGGCAAAACGTCAAGTTTGTAATCAGCCTTGGCGAATATAATTCGCTACTACACAGGCTAAGTCCACCTATGTGGACTAGCAGAAAATCGAGTTTTATAACCCGCGTAGGCGGGTTTTGTATGTGTAGCCGCGACTTCTAGTCGCAGAGGCAAGTAATAATTTAGACTTTTCAAACAACCTCTAAGAACCTACGAGACAGCCAACTGACTTAAATCTGCTGGAGTGAGGTTGGAGTGTACGACTTCACCATCACGGAACCAAACGATGCGCTGGGTTTGACGAGCAACTTCTGGTTCATGTGTCACCATGACAACGGTGATCCCACTGCTATTTAGTTCGCCAAAAATATCTAAGACTTCTTGGGTTGTGCGCGAATCAAGTGCGCCTGTGGGTTCATCGGCTAGGAGTACTACGGGACGATTGACAATGGCTCGGGCGATCGCTACTCTTTGTTGTTGTCCACCAGATAGTTGAGTTGGTTTGTTGTTGAGGCGATTTGCTAAACCGACTCGCGTCAGTGCAACTGTAGCGCGATCGCTTCTTTCTTTTGGACTCACGCTAGCATACACCATTGGCAGCATCACATTTTCTAATGCTGTTAGTTGGGGTAATAGATGGAATTGTTGGAAGACAAACCCCAGTTTTTTATTGCGGATGTGTGCTAGGGAGCGATCGTCCATTTGCGCCACATCAATATTATCTAAGTAATAATGTCCGCCTGTGGGTCTGTCTAGACAACCGATAATATTCATGGCTGTGGATTTCCCAGAACCAGAAGGGCCCATAATTGAACAATATTCGCCCTCGTGGATAGTCAAATTCACATCGTTGAGTGCTTTGACTTCAGTTTCGCCACTGCCATATATTTTAAAGATATTCTCCAAACGGATAATTGTTGGTTTAGGGATAGGATTGGGAACCGCAGAATCGGTAATTGAAATAGTGTTTGCCATAATAAGGATTTAGTTATTAGTTGCTAAAGACGCGATTATAGCGCTTCTCGTTTTGAATACCAGTCTTTACAACTTAACAATAAAACTCTCTCGAATATGAAAGTCAGCCTCCGCGCCTCGATGAGTTAACGCCCAGTAAGTCACCTCACCATCTTTATGTTTGATGACAGTCGTAATACCAACTTCAATGGCTTGCTCCACAGAGATGATTTTATCCAAATCGACATTTAAGGTCAGTACTAAACTATCAGCTTGATTGTCAACATTAAACGGTAGATTTTCAAAAGCTGTTTCCTCTTGCATCCGTTGACGGTAGCCATCAAAGCGATAGACATTCCAGTGTCCGGCGGGGGAAAGGTTAAATTCCCAATATCGTTGAGCATCTTTGATGCCAAGAAAAAACTCAAAGCAGGTTTCTTTCCACAATTCATGCTTGCGTGATGGCGTGTTTGCTGGTGGGGCGATATCTTCTCTGCGATCCGCTACAGACTTTGCCAACACAATTTCTTTTAAATTGCCTCCAAGAGTGTAGCAGATAGTAAGTTGATTAGAATTTCGAGCGATATTGCCTGCAATTTTTAAATTAGGAAAGAACTCGGTAGAGGGGAAGGGTTGCAGGGAAAATGTCTGTTCGGTCATTTCATGTCTTGAATAATGTTGCAAATTTGCGTTTTTTGAGATTCAATACTTTCGGTAAGCTTAAACTGGACGATCGCTCTTGCCAAGTTATGTTCTGGATGTTTGACTTTGAAGTAAACATTCCCTGCTAAATAATCAGCAAAGAATCTCAATCCTAGTTCAAAGGCGATGAGACGGATGGCATCATATATATAGGCATAATCATTCTCGGTAAGAAATGCCTTGGCCACAGCAAGATAACCCTGTAGGATTTCCTGACACAGGTCAGTATCGAAACAAACACTTTCCCAATTCTCAGTTTCTTCTCCAGCCGGATTGCAGCCCGATCGCAAGCAATCGCCAATATCGTAATGTACCAGACCGGGTTTAACAGTGTCCAGGTCTATGACGCTGACAGCTTGCTGGGTAGCAGTGTCAAACATCACGTTATTGATTTTTGGATCGCCGTGCATCAGACGCAGAGGTAGTTTGCCTTCAGTTTTGGCATTTTCTAGGATATGTGCAAAGGTTTGGCGATCGCTAACAAACTGCAAGCAATAATTAACTTCAGCAGATTGAAACGCACTAGTTTTCGCCAAAACTTCCTCGTAATGCTGGAGATAAAGCGGTGTAATATGGAATCCTTCAAGGGTATCAGCAAGTTTTTCTGGTGGTAAATCGCTGATTAAATTGTGGAACATCCCCAAGGCATAACCGATTTCTTTGGCATGGGAGCGATCGCTCATAGTATCAAAGGACTGGGAGCCTTCAATAAAGCTAATCGCCCGCCAAAATGAGCCATCTACGTCCCTCCAGTGGTCTTGAGCGTTTTTGGTCAATAGTACGCGTGGCACTTCCCAGCGACGATTCAGGGGTGTATGCTGCAACCGTTTGCGAACATGCTCAGTGAAGGTACGCATATTCTGCATAATCAGTTGTGGCTGGCGGAATACCTGCGTGTTGATGCGTTGCAGGACAAAATGCTGTTCTTCTGAAGAATTTAGAGTTACCAAAAAGGTGTCATTAATATTACCACTTCCAAATGATTTCACGCCTGTAACCTTACCTAGTTGGGCGAATTGGTCTGCGATCGCCATTAGATTTTGGGTATTCTGTGTATTGATTTCTTCTGTCATGTGTTTAACCTGTACTACTCCTCACCTACATTGCACGCAAGCAATAGGGGATATCGTAGCGCAAGTGTCAAGATAATTCGTAATGACGCTCTCTACGAGACGCTGCGCGAACGAATACTCGCTAACGCTGCGCTAACGTAATTCGTAATTGATTATTCAAATGTCAATTATGAATCTTTAAAAGTACTATAGCAATCTTGAATCATTTGTGAAAAACAAGATCCCCGACTTCTCAAAGAAGTCGGGGATCTGTGGGTTGCAATTTAATAGTTAGGAAATCTCATCATTATCAACCCACTCGTCATAAGATGAATCATAACCAACGTAGTGAAGATAATATTGCTGACCTTGGATTTGCTCAATCGTTGCGGAATACCAAGCTTCTTGCTCATCATCCCAACATTTGACCTTTTGACCTACTGCATATCCATTCTCATCAGCGGAGCGAAGATCGCGAGTCCGAATGTCATCTTCGCCTACCCACTCGTCATAAGATGAACCGTAACCAAGGTAATGAATAAAGAATTGGTCATCTTGGATTTTTTCAATTGTACCCTGATACCAATCCTCGTCCTCACTATCCCAAACTTCTACTGTTTTGCTTAATTCATACTGATTCTTATCTGACTTAACAGCAGATGAGACATCTTGGATCGGCTTTTGTGACTCTTGTTGAATTTCTTCTTTTACTAAAGTGTATGCTTGCAAAATTAAACTGCGAGCAACAGTTTGAATTCCCGTATGCTCATAATAATTGGTAGTTTGATCTAGGAATGCTGCAACAAAATCTAAATTATCATCAGCAATCTGAATAAAATTACCCAAATGGCTAGAAATTGATTGCGGAGTTATGCCTGTCTTGGATACTAAGTTATTCATCCAGCCTTGCACAGAGTTGAAACCCTGACTGATAAAACCAACTTTATCAGAGGGGTTACTACCTGGGAGAAAGTTATTAACGGCTAAGAAAACCGGATTTTGAGTTATTGCGTTAGTATCAGTACCACTAATAACTCCCTGAATTTTGCTGAGGAAATCGGGGCCTAATGGGAGAATTCCATCTAGACAGACTAGAGCGGCCATTCGCATTAGGGATGCATTTTGATAGTTGTTAGCGAGAGAATTAGCAAACTCTTGGGGATTAGGTTGAGGAATGCCATTTAGTTTACAAAAGGCAATGATTTCGACAGCAATTTTTAGTACTAAGTCAATGGATTGAGTGACATCAGCTTTGGGAGTAATATTGCCTAAAAAAGACAGAAAGCCGATTTTCTCACTGACTTTATTCGCTAAAGCCGCCGCCGCCATAGCTGTGTCTGCCTTATCAATTGTTTGATAAAGTTTGATTGCGAACTGGTAGCCTAGTTGAGGATCTTGGTATAAAGTGACGGCGCGATCGCGGATTTTCTGAATTACCTTAGCATCGGTTTCTCCAGTGATGCTGCGAATATTATTGTCAAACCCCGTCAAATTGCTCCACTCACCTGGTGCTACATAATCAAGAGCCTTTAAAACTTTGACAGTGATATTGTCAGTCGGTAACTCGTCAACCAACTGAATAATTGATTTATCCATCAGCCGATCCTCAAAACTCCAAATATCGTTGCAACACGATTCAGATCAGCCCACACCCTACAGAAAGCCTTTCTCTCGTCGGCGATGGGCGAATTACTGAACCGTATTCATAGAGTTCCCGAACCTGACTAAAAAATAACGATGTTACCAACAGGTTCTACAACTAAGAGATATTACATAGGCGATCGCACTCATCTTGACTAAATAATAACGACAACGTGCTGAACAAGCAGAACAACGCACCCAATTATACCAATTTGAAAAAAGAATGCGACAGATGGTAAATGTAAGAAAGGTAGCAATTCAGGGTATGTGATGGCAGGCATAACACATATTGAAATCAAAGAAAGTGTGGAGGAACTGGAGGCGTTAGTACGCCAGGAGAAAAATGCTCGACTCAAAGAACGTGTACAAGCACTATATTTGATTAAAGCCCAACAGTTGAATGTATGTGCGATCGCAAAAACTCTGGGAAGGCATCGGGGCACGGTTCAAAGGTGGTTGGCAGATTATCGAAATAGAGGAATTGAGGCGGTTGTTGAGTTTGGAACAAGTCCAGGTCGAACACGTATAATACCAAATTGGGCAGTGTCGAGCTTGAAAAAGCAACTCGAACAGCCTGAAGGTGGATTTCAACGTTACACCCAGATTCAGCATTGGTTAGATACTGTGTTAGGGGTGCAAGCAGAATATGCAACTGTACATTACTTGACGCGTTACAGGCTCAAAGCCAAGCTCAAAGTTCCGCGTCCGCGTAGCCAAAAGCAGGATTTGGAAAAATTAGAGGCTTTTAAAAAAACCTCGGTGACGACTTGCAATTAATTGCTCAATACAGCGCCATCATGTTACCCCAGTACGAGAATATCCGTTATTTCGTACAAGATGAAAGTCGATTTGGACTTAAAACCATTGAAGGGCGCAAGATTACTCTTCCTGGAGTTAAGCCTATTGGTGAGTGGCAATGGCAGTTTAAAGCGTTTTGGCTATACGGAGCAGTTGAACCGCTCACGGGTGAAAGTTTATTTTGGCAGTTTTCTCATGTCGATACTGAATGCTATCAGCAATTTTTAAACGAGTTCGCTGCCTGTTATCCCAACTCACTCAACATTCTACAAGTCGATAACGGCTTGTTTCATAAAGCTAAACGTTTACAAATTCCAGAGAATATCGTTCTGTTGTTCCAGCCAGCCCATTCTCCTGAACTTAACCCGATAGAGCGCGTCTGGGAACATCTCAAGCAAGACCTGAAATGGGAGTTATTTGATAACCTGGAGCATCTGCGAACCAAAGTTGCTCAACTTCTTACTGAACTGACTCCTAAAATTGCTGCTTCTTTGACTGGTTATGACTTCATCCTAAATGCCTTATCTGTCGCAAACATTTTTTGAATTGGTATTATTACCAGATAGGCTACGGGCTATGAGTGTAAATACTGACACTCTATAAGAGAGTAGTACAACACGGCGGAAATAAACCAATCATTCCAAATCAACGAAACCCTTATGCTGTATTCATTTTTAATTTTTAATTTTTAATTTTTAATTCCGCCTTGCAGTACTAGCTGTAAAGGCGGAAAGTTTTTTGTGTCTTTGCATGAGCAAAAAAATCTCACAAGCTTGTGCAACTTAAAAACTCATTTATACGATGCCAAACCTTCTCTAATAAATCAAGATTATCCGCATCAAACCATTCAATTTTTGGATATGCCCGGAACCAAGTACGTTGTCGCTTGGCAAATTGCCTTGTATGCAAAATTGTTAATTCTTTCGCTTCATCCAAAGAAATATTGCCAGACAAATATTGCTTGATTTCTTGATACCCCAAAGTATTCAATAAAGACAAATCAGCGCCATATTTTTGACAAAGATACTCCACCTCAGCAACTAAACCATTTGCTATCATTTGCTCAGTACGCTGTTGAATACGAACACCCAATCTTTCAACATCGCAATCTAAACCAATTTGCAAAATCGGATAATTTGGTGGATTCTCCCCTTGCTGTTCTGAAATTGGATGTCCAGTTACATAAAATACCTCCAATGCTCGTAAAGTCCGGACTGAATCATTGCCATGAATTTTTTGTGCGGCAACTGGATCAACTTGTTGTAACATTGCGTAGAGTTGTGGTTGACCGAGAGATTCCAGTTGCGATCGCAATTCTGTTTGTGGTGCAACTCTCGGAATTTTCATTCCTTGGACAATAGAACGGATATATAAACCAGTGCCACCAACTAACAAAAGTGGTGTAACATCAACAGAAGCAATTAAGGCTTGTGTTTGCTCCTGGTAGTCTGCTACTGTCATCATGTCTGTTGGATCGCAGATATCTATTAAATAATGTGGCACCAATTTTTGTTCAGCCACAGTCGGTTTTGCCGTCCCAATATCAAACTCACGATAAACTTGACGAGAATCAGCACTGAGAATTACAGAACCCAACCGCATCGCCAAAGCCAAAGCCAAACCAGACTTACCTGTTGCCGTCGCCCCACAAATCACAATTAATTTAGTCATTAGTCATTTGTCATTTGTCATTGGTCAAGATTTAGAAATTCTTCCCCTGCTTCCCCTGCCTCCTCTGCCCCCTCTGCTCCCTCTACTCTCCTTGCCCCTCTTCCACGGTAGTGCAACCCCAGTATAAACTTCTCTTGAAAATGCCCTACAGACGCCAGCAAGGCTTTTGTGTTACAATTTTGGAGTGTTTTTACTTTTATTTGCCTTTTGGCGAGTTCAACCCCACGCATCAGGAGAGTTTACATGACGAGCAGTTACAGTGCCGATCAGATTCAAGTTCTGGAAGGTCTGGAAGCCGTCCGCAAAAGACCAGGAATGTACATCGGTACCACTGGGCCGCGAGGACTCCACCATTTAGTTTACGAGGTGGTGGACAATTCAATCGATGAGGCTTTGGCGGGTCATTGCACTCATATAGAGGTGGATATCAACGCTGATGGTTCAGTGACTGTAACAGATGATGGTCGCGGTATTCCCGTCGATACTCACTCGCGCACCGGAAAATCGGCTTTGGAAACCGTTATGACGGTACTGCACGCCGGTGGTAAGTTTGGCGGCGGTGGCTACAAAGTTTCTGGAGGATTACACGGGGTTGGTATTTCTGTTGTTAATGCCCTATCTGAGGTTGTAGAAGTTACTGTTTGGCGAGATAAAAAAGTTCATCTCCAACGCTATGAACGCGGTATCCCAGTTACTGAACTGCAAGCAAAGCCTTACAAGGAAGCTAGAACTGGAACTTCTGTCACCTTTAAGCCAGATACCCAAATCTTTACTACTAGCATTGAGTTTGATTACATCACTTTATCAGGTCGCCTACGGGAATTGGCGTATCTGAATGCGGGTGTCAAAATTACCTTTACTGACAACCGTCTAGAACTACTAAAAAGCGATACACCGAAAGTAGAATCCTACAATTACAAGGGTGGTATTAAAGAATATATCGCTTACATGAACCGTGAGAAGCAGCCGTTGCATGAAGAAATTATCTATGTGCAGGGGGAACGCAACAATGTACAAGTGGAAGTTTCACTGCAATGGTGTACTGATGCTTACACAGATAATGTGCTAGGTTTTGCTAACAATATTCGCACGGTAGATGGTGGTACGCACTTAGAAGGGTTAAAAGCGGTTCTGACTCGGACATTAAATGCGATCGCTCGCAAGCGGAATAAAATTAAAGATAATGAACCAAACCTCAGTGGCGAACACGTCCGCGAAGGTCTGACAGCCGTAATTTCCGTTAAAGTCCCCGACCCAGAATTTGAAGGACAAACCAAAACTAAACTTGGTAATACCGAAGTCCGGGGAATTGTCGATTCTTTAGTGGGAGAAGTCCTCACTGAGTATCTAGAGTTTCATCCTGCTATAGCCGACTCAATTTTAGATAAAGCGATCCAAGCTTTCAAAGCCGCAGAAGCAGCGCGTCATGCACGGGAATTAGTTCGACGCAAATCCGTACTAGAATCTTCGCCATTACCTGGTAAGTTGGCAGATTGCAGTTCTCGTGACCCTAGCGAATCTGAGATATTCATCGTGGAAGGGGACTCAGCAGGTGGGAGTGCAAAACAAGGACGCGATCGCCGCACTCAAGCAATCTTGCCTCTACGTGGTAAAATTCTCAACATTGAAAAAACCGACGACGCTAAAATCTATAAAAATAACGAAGTTCAATCGTTAATTACAGCACTTGGTTTAGGTGTTAAAGGTGATGAATTCGATTCCACTCAACTGCGTTATCACCGCATAGTCATTATGACGGACGCTGACGTAGATGGAGCGCACATTCGGACTTTGTTGTTAACATTCTTCTATCGATATCAACGGGCACTCATCGAACAAGGCTTTATTTATATTGCTTGTCCCCCACTGTTTAAAGTAGAACGGGGACGTAATCATGAGTATTGCTATAGCGATCGCGAAAAAAATCAAGCGATCGCCAAATTTCCGGCTAACGCCAACTATACCATCCAACGCTTCAAAGGTTTGGGTGAAATGATGCCACAACAACTCTGGGACACCACCATGAACCCAGAAACTCGTAAAATGAAGCAAGTCGAAATTGAGGATGCCGCTGAAGCTGATCGCATCTTCACAATTTTAATGGGCGATCGGGTCGCACCCAGAAGAGAATTCATCGAAACCTATGGTTCTAAACTCAACTTCACCGATCTAGATATCTAATATCAGCAGTCCTAAATCATTCGTAAAAAACAAGATCCCCGATTTCTGGAGAAATCGGGGATCTTTGGCTTTGAAGTCTTGATTGACATTCCCAGAACAAACCTTTGCTAAAGATTTTATATCCAAAATACTATAAAGACTACCTCTTTTGGCTGATGACAAACCATGAAATATATAAATCTTTTATATTAATAATTTTTCATACTACAAACTATGTCGTTAGAGGAGTGACTATATCCATAAATTCATTAACTATTGTTAATGATCCCCTATTTAACAGGATTCTACACAAAGCTATGAAAGCGAGCAAAGGCATAGTAGAAAAAGCATTGTTCAATATTATTGGCATAGGTAGCTTGGTTGCTCTGTCTGCCTGCGCTCAACCTGTCACAGAAACTCCCACTGCAACTGTCCCTCCCGTTGCCGAAACCCCCATAACAACTGTTCCTCCCGTTACACCAACTCCTACTGCCGCCACTGCCAACCAAAATTTAGCAGAACTGGCAACATCCGCAGCTAGTCAAGGACAGTTTAAAACCCTCATCCAAGCAGTGCAAGCTGCTGGCTTAACTGAACAATTGTCTACACCAGGCCCTTACACAGTATTTGCACCGACTGACGCCGCTTTCTCTGCTTTACCGAAAGCTACTCTAGACCAACTCTTGCAGCCAGCCAACAAACAACAATTAGTCAGGCTTCTGGCCTACCATGTCGTCCCTGGGGGAACTACCTCCCAGCAATTGACATCTGGAGAAGTTAAAACAGTTGAGGGTAGTACCGTGAAAGTAACGGTTGATCGTGCTAGCAACTCAATTACAGTCAACAACGCTAAAGTGACTCAGCCAGATATCCCAGCTAACAACGGCATTGTTCATGTAGTTGATCAGGTACTTCTCCCACCTAATTTTGCTGCAAGTCTAAACACAACCCCAACACCACGATAGTTTAGCAAAGCTTATAATTTCCAGTTTTCGTTAAGAGTAGGTTTGAAAGCCATCCTGATTTTCAACTAGACGCTAATAATCAATTAAAAATTTAGGTTGACTTGTCACACAAGTGGTAAGTCAGCACTACATAATAACAAAAATTCTAAATTTCTCACTTAGTCTAAAACCATATAATTTGCTTCTTGTCAATATTTTCTAAACAATCAATGTTCGAGTGTGAGCAAAACTACCAATTTTATTGGAAATTTGGCCAAGATAATACTCTTTGCTCTGACTAGCTGATTAATTTCGCCCACCAGCTAGAAACACATTTGTTATCCTCTAAGAAAATAACTGAATATCATCTGTCAAACAGCAATTAATAAGTATTTTAAGGATTTATCACCATAAGATGACAGAAACTCACTGAAATAAAAGTATTTAAATTTACAATTAAGTTACGTAAAACAATATTGTAACTAAATTATCAGGCAATCTTCTGGGTTCTCTGTGTTCAAGTTGATGGCTAGTGAAAGCACACACCATAAAGCTGAAAACTTGTTAATATCTTCATGTGGTGCTGTGGCGATTGCTATTGTATCGTATGTATCTAATGTACTTTTGCCTAAGATTAGGACTATATTGGCTAATTCACAGGACAAATTGTTTTTGAATTGATTAAAATATCCTTGTATACAATAAGAAGAGTTTGTCAAGTTTCATAGGGCTGAAATCGCCACAGTGCGCTAACGTGTGAATAAGACCGAATTAGTTAAACCTAAATTGATCTCCTATCGGTCGATTCTGCCACTACCTCAACTCCTCAGTTAAGGTAATGAGTAAGTAGAAGGTTAACTGGTTTAAGGCAAGCACCACCACACTTGTTGTATTTACCCAACGACAAGACCCCCTTTAGTCTAAGGAATGCGTAATTTATGAAGGAAATGTAAAAATGGGTAGGTTAAGACGAATAGTCTGAGTTAACATAAAATGCACTCTTCCTCAGTAATTAATGTTGTGTAAAATACATGAAATTCGGCAGAAGCAAGCGTACTTACTTTGTAATGTAATAAGAGCGTCACTGTAATTCCGAAAAGTGGAGAAAAAATTTCAGGGTATAAATCCCATTTTTAATGTCTTTTTGGTGAACGTGGCTAACAGTTGCTTAATGAATTCATGATTAATACACAAAAAGAGTGCAATTTCTGTGAAACAGGCTACAATCGGAAGAGTCTTTATAGGAAAATCTGCCAACAGTATGAACTCATTTGTATAGAGTGGCAAATTTTTTGACAAGGGCGAGTATTTTTTTTAACCAGTTAGTTGAAAGCAGTATGTGATAGCAACACATATAACATTTACTAAAGTGAGCAAATCACCTTTAGTAGTTGCTTAAACTAAAGTAAAAGCCCCTCCTAACGGAGGTGTAAAATGTCCGAAAATATCTCTGGCAAATCTGCCAAAAAGCTTATTTTCGGTTGATAACTAGCTCGTTTATAAAGAGCAGTAAACACATCTTGAGTAATTGATTCTGCAAGGAGCATGAGGAACGCGGCATGAACCAGGCTAACAACGTACTCGAAAGCATATATCAGCCTGACCTAGAAATAATAAATCAGCCTGAGCTCGAGTTAGAAGAACTCTTAATAGACGATGAAGAGGACTTGCTGATCATCGATGAAGGTGACGAGGAATTTTTAGAGCCTCAGTCTGATGAGGACGACGCAAAGTCTGGAAAAGCCGCTAAATCGCGTCGTCGGACACAAAGCAAGAAAAAGCACTATACCGAAGATTCAATTCGGCTTTACTTGCAAGAAATTGGTAGAATTCGTCTGTTGCGGGCAGACGAAGAAATTGAATTGGCGCGGAAAATAGCCGATTTGCTG encodes:
- a CDS encoding orange carotenoid protein N-terminal domain-containing protein, whose product is MTASYDKTISQAQSNETQNLVDAFNALDTDAKLAWFYFVYEKMGDSITPAAPAAAEPELAPLLLGDYFELSDEQQLDIMRDIVNCKDTEYSRAYGAIKENNQLLVWYAWAVAMGDTVVDLPASYQSSKAINDLVSQIEGLDFEEQISVFRTIAGELGYTDVKPIETQAETGKTSSL
- a CDS encoding ABC transporter ATP-binding protein produces the protein MANTISITDSAVPNPIPKPTIIRLENIFKIYGSGETEVKALNDVNLTIHEGEYCSIMGPSGSGKSTAMNIIGCLDRPTGGHYYLDNIDVAQMDDRSLAHIRNKKLGFVFQQFHLLPQLTALENVMLPMVYASVSPKERSDRATVALTRVGLANRLNNKPTQLSGGQQQRVAIARAIVNRPVVLLADEPTGALDSRTTQEVLDIFGELNSSGITVVMVTHEPEVARQTQRIVWFRDGEVVHSNLTPADLSQLAVS
- a CDS encoding DOMON-like domain-containing protein; translated protein: MTEQTFSLQPFPSTEFFPNLKIAGNIARNSNQLTICYTLGGNLKEIVLAKSVADRREDIAPPANTPSRKHELWKETCFEFFLGIKDAQRYWEFNLSPAGHWNVYRFDGYRQRMQEETAFENLPFNVDNQADSLVLTLNVDLDKIISVEQAIEVGITTVIKHKDGEVTYWALTHRGAEADFHIRESFIVKL
- a CDS encoding phosphotransferase enzyme family protein, yielding MTEEINTQNTQNLMAIADQFAQLGKVTGVKSFGSGNINDTFLVTLNSSEEQHFVLQRINTQVFRQPQLIMQNMRTFTEHVRKRLQHTPLNRRWEVPRVLLTKNAQDHWRDVDGSFWRAISFIEGSQSFDTMSDRSHAKEIGYALGMFHNLISDLPPEKLADTLEGFHITPLYLQHYEEVLAKTSAFQSAEVNYCLQFVSDRQTFAHILENAKTEGKLPLRLMHGDPKINNVMFDTATQQAVSVIDLDTVKPGLVHYDIGDCLRSGCNPAGEETENWESVCFDTDLCQEILQGYLAVAKAFLTENDYAYIYDAIRLIAFELGLRFFADYLAGNVYFKVKHPEHNLARAIVQFKLTESIESQKTQICNIIQDMK
- a CDS encoding Tudor-knot domain-containing protein produces the protein MDKSIIQLVDELPTDNITVKVLKALDYVAPGEWSNLTGFDNNIRSITGETDAKVIQKIRDRAVTLYQDPQLGYQFAIKLYQTIDKADTAMAAAALANKVSEKIGFLSFLGNITPKADVTQSIDLVLKIAVEIIAFCKLNGIPQPNPQEFANSLANNYQNASLMRMAALVCLDGILPLGPDFLSKIQGVISGTDTNAITQNPVFLAVNNFLPGSNPSDKVGFISQGFNSVQGWMNNLVSKTGITPQSISSHLGNFIQIADDNLDFVAAFLDQTTNYYEHTGIQTVARSLILQAYTLVKEEIQQESQKPIQDVSSAVKSDKNQYELSKTVEVWDSEDEDWYQGTIEKIQDDQFFIHYLGYGSSYDEWVGEDDIRTRDLRSADENGYAVGQKVKCWDDEQEAWYSATIEQIQGQQYYLHYVGYDSSYDEWVDNDEIS
- a CDS encoding helix-turn-helix domain-containing protein translates to MAGITHIEIKESVEELEALVRQEKNARLKERVQALYLIKAQQLNVCAIAKTLGRHRGTVQRWLADYRNRGIEAVVEFGTSPGRTRIIPNWAVSSLKKQLEQPEGGFQRYTQIQHWLDTVLGVQAEYATVHYLTRYRLKAKLKVPRPRSQKQDLEKLEAFKKTSVTTCN
- a CDS encoding IS630 family transposase, which encodes MLPQYENIRYFVQDESRFGLKTIEGRKITLPGVKPIGEWQWQFKAFWLYGAVEPLTGESLFWQFSHVDTECYQQFLNEFAACYPNSLNILQVDNGLFHKAKRLQIPENIVLLFQPAHSPELNPIERVWEHLKQDLKWELFDNLEHLRTKVAQLLTELTPKIAASLTGYDFILNALSVANIF
- the miaA gene encoding tRNA (adenosine(37)-N6)-dimethylallyltransferase MiaA, yielding MTKLIVICGATATGKSGLALALAMRLGSVILSADSRQVYREFDIGTAKPTVAEQKLVPHYLIDICDPTDMMTVADYQEQTQALIASVDVTPLLLVGGTGLYIRSIVQGMKIPRVAPQTELRSQLESLGQPQLYAMLQQVDPVAAQKIHGNDSVRTLRALEVFYVTGHPISEQQGENPPNYPILQIGLDCDVERLGVRIQQRTEQMIANGLVAEVEYLCQKYGADLSLLNTLGYQEIKQYLSGNISLDEAKELTILHTRQFAKRQRTWFRAYPKIEWFDADNLDLLEKVWHRINEFLSCTSL
- the gyrB gene encoding DNA topoisomerase (ATP-hydrolyzing) subunit B, which gives rise to MTSSYSADQIQVLEGLEAVRKRPGMYIGTTGPRGLHHLVYEVVDNSIDEALAGHCTHIEVDINADGSVTVTDDGRGIPVDTHSRTGKSALETVMTVLHAGGKFGGGGYKVSGGLHGVGISVVNALSEVVEVTVWRDKKVHLQRYERGIPVTELQAKPYKEARTGTSVTFKPDTQIFTTSIEFDYITLSGRLRELAYLNAGVKITFTDNRLELLKSDTPKVESYNYKGGIKEYIAYMNREKQPLHEEIIYVQGERNNVQVEVSLQWCTDAYTDNVLGFANNIRTVDGGTHLEGLKAVLTRTLNAIARKRNKIKDNEPNLSGEHVREGLTAVISVKVPDPEFEGQTKTKLGNTEVRGIVDSLVGEVLTEYLEFHPAIADSILDKAIQAFKAAEAARHARELVRRKSVLESSPLPGKLADCSSRDPSESEIFIVEGDSAGGSAKQGRDRRTQAILPLRGKILNIEKTDDAKIYKNNEVQSLITALGLGVKGDEFDSTQLRYHRIVIMTDADVDGAHIRTLLLTFFYRYQRALIEQGFIYIACPPLFKVERGRNHEYCYSDREKNQAIAKFPANANYTIQRFKGLGEMMPQQLWDTTMNPETRKMKQVEIEDAAEADRIFTILMGDRVAPRREFIETYGSKLNFTDLDI
- a CDS encoding fasciclin domain-containing protein is translated as MKASKGIVEKALFNIIGIGSLVALSACAQPVTETPTATVPPVAETPITTVPPVTPTPTAATANQNLAELATSAASQGQFKTLIQAVQAAGLTEQLSTPGPYTVFAPTDAAFSALPKATLDQLLQPANKQQLVRLLAYHVVPGGTTSQQLTSGEVKTVEGSTVKVTVDRASNSITVNNAKVTQPDIPANNGIVHVVDQVLLPPNFAASLNTTPTPR